Part of the Sorghum bicolor cultivar BTx623 chromosome 1, Sorghum_bicolor_NCBIv3, whole genome shotgun sequence genome, AATGCACATGGATGTTGTTGACGCCGGATTAATTTTGGATCACACACCAGCTAGGATTACACACCAGCTAGGATTAGATCGTCTGGGCTGCCACGGACGGAAGAACTCAGCAAAGATGTCAattaagtgatatgattggttgagaatggagagagaatgtcTACGCGAGATCCAAAACattaagtgatatgattggttgagaatggtgagagaatgaatgtgattggataacaaattattatatagaaactatccattgggaccatagtttctatacatagtgtctatagaaattaataggtataaaaactacatgtagtttctaacATTGAGAGTGCCCTTATACGGTGAAGAACGGAAAAGTTTACGAGCAAATCACCAAAAACGAACGGCTAGTTTCTGAACAAGTTAGCAAAGGAGCGGTCAAAACTCTCGTCTGGGAGGGACCTCACGTCGTCGTTTTGCACTAGGTTGACCGACAAGCCATTCTTGGTTGTCAGATAAGGGGTGAACGACAGCATGGAGTTGGAAGAGATTAGGTAAAACgagatagtatatatatatatatatatatatatatatatatatagttacacgcgcgtgtagttactctcatctatatatctctagatttaaggtgtatatgaccgaacgaaatatatatagacaaagtatatgatcatactagaccatctagagtgatatgaatgttaagtatgcatgcatacatagagtatatggttatacttattatatataatatattagtggcattttagtaatatatttaaaatataattttttttgaaaaatttttgtgTGGTAAGATCTATagtatcttaatatgaatatataaacatactcaaaccgataaaacaagtatgaatacatacaaaatgtagtttattgaagatgagagtaactacacgtacgtgtagaaaggaatatatatatatatatatatatatatatatatatggaaattcctGTGTACACGTaggtgtagttactctcatcttcaataaactacattgtgtatgtattcatacttatttatcagtttgagtatgtttatatactcatattaagatactctagatcttaccacgtgaattttttttaaaaaaaattatattttaaatatattactaaaatgccactactatattatatacaataagtataaccatatactctatgtatgtatgcatacttaacatacatatcactctagatggtctagtatgttcatatactttgtctatatacatttcgtccgatcatatacaccttaaatctagaaatacatagatgagagtaactacacgcgcgtgtaaaagaaacgtgtatatatatatatatcctaagtgtagaatactattctacagtGTGATTGGATATTTAATACCTCAATTGGCCACGTATCTCCTATTTTATAGGGAGCAAGGGCAATTTTATCTCATTAAAAAACAAATGTGGTATTATTATTATATCGCTTTATACAATTTTCTTTAGATTAGACAAAAGCTAATCATGGGCCTTTTAAAAATAGCCTTGCCCAATTTGAGTGCCACGAACTGCTTTCGTCTCATTCTTTCTTCTTTCCACTAATCTAATGGTTGTATTCTCCCATCAAGAGGTTATGATATTAGCAAGAGTCTTATTCTTCTTCTCTCGATCCTACCTCGCGTTATGTTTCACAGGGATGGTCAATAAACTTCTATTAGTTTCAAAGGAGGATAGAAATCCATTGGGGAAGCTCGAAAGATAGGGCCTTAGGTACTCCGTACCATTGAACTTTAACATGCCGTACTAAAAATTTAGCACAGTTAATTAGAGCACGGTAGAATCTTACGTTTTATAAGTACTAAAAGTTCTATGGATAAACTTAGTACGTACAACTGAGAAAAAATAATTATGTTTATCTCTCTATTAATTTTCTAATACAATACCAGTTTATATACTCTCAAATCTGTATACGGTTTTGATAAAGTTCTAGGACAGGACGGAGGATAAATAAGAGAAAGGTAAGGGAAAATGAAGAAAAGAGTACAGGCAAAGACAACATTTTGCTATATTTCTCTCTTTATTACATTGCCGGTGTGACAGCTAGCTAAATAGCTAATTGAACTTTTTTCTATGTCCACTAATCACAACATCACTTTCAGTATCTATAATAACTTTTGTTAATATGTTTTAATAGTGTACTTTGACATTGTAGATATCAATATGTTTTCTGTGAACCTAATAAAAATTTAACAaagttcttttttttattaaacGGTAACTCAGATACTCACAACATATACATAATCACCCATATGAACACACCTACAAACCTCACCATATAAGTGCCTTCAAAGACTGCCGACAAATTCTTGAGAATGACGAAGTCACTACAGATACCTTGCTACAGGAACGTCGTCTACCACTAAAATCATAACGTCGTTAAATTCTACAAAATTCACTCTTAATCCACGGGGAGTCAAATCAAGACCTGATGTGCTACAGAGACTCTTAACCATTAATCTACAGGCTCTTTAGCAAAAGTTGAGCTAAGTTAGCTTAGGAAAAGATAAGAAAAAAAGTTTACAGTTTGGAACGATAGTACCTCTTAATGTCCTTATTAAAAACATTCTCTTTTGCAGAAACATTGACGGATAAAACAAATGTATATACAATATACATTGTAGATATTGGAAGTGGCTAGATTTAGGATAGGGCTACTCTTTAGGATATTTCCTCTGTTTTTTCCCCTGCGCTTTCGTGCCAAGCACACATGGAGAGGACGAATGGGCtgaaaggctttgtttagttcaccccgaaatccaaaaaattttcaagattctccgtcacatcgaattttgcggcacatgcatgaagcattaaatatagacggaaacaaaaactaattaacagtttgtctgtaaatcacgagacgaatattttgattctttcatgattagacaatatttatcaaataaaaacgaaagtgctacaatagcaaaatccgaatttttttcggaactaaacaaggccaaagcctGAAAACCGGTGTAGCACCACAGGGTTTCTTTCGTGCCTTCTGTGCCGGTGTGGCCCAGCAGTGCTCCTAAGCACCACACATGAATGAAAGGACAAAATAGTTTGTGACACCAACTACACTTGGGATGCTTCTGGAGCAAGCGAAGTATATGAGGCAGAGACAAACGAGCTCGACTCAATCAGGTCAAGCAGTTTGTATTTTTCTAAGCCTAACAAGCGGCATTGGGATGCTCCATGTGTACACTCCATACTGCCGACACGTCTCACTAGTTTAGAATTGCTTATGGGGCTAGTTCCGTGGTAGGTAGTAGTTTGCAGTGTCCCAACCCAAACTCTCAGCTGTTGCTGGGTACATTTGACGAGTAAAGATTAGAGTTCATTTCAGCCCTTTTTGGTTTATTTTTGTGAGGAAGAGATAGATGCAGAGAATTGAAGATGCATCTCGATCTCGTTATGTCAAAAGAAGACATGTCCATTTTATTCCTGGTTAGCCTAGCCTGTCGCTCTTGTCAAACCCTTTGATCATCGCATCCAAGAAAGCTTGGAGCTAGTGGCAGGCGTGCCAGGACGACAAGGCCGGGCCGGCCACCACCCTGCCGTCGCTTTCCGGCCGGCATCGTCCCAGCCCCAGCTGCCAATCATCACGACGCGCCCGCGCGCCGACCATGACATATGCCTTCTCCCGCCGGAGACGCAATCACACACCCACACCAACGCTACCTGCAGCTTCCGATCACGTACGTACGCGGCCCAAGTTGCGTGACGGGCAACAACGGGATCCCGCGGACACCCCCGATTTCCTCCATGGTCGatgcgtcgtcgccgccgccgccgccgccgtcacggTCACCGCGCGATACGATCCGTCGCGCGAACGGCGCGGACAGAGCGAGAGACCGCGTGCGGGCGCGCCGGGCAGGCTCGAGTGGCCGTCGCGTCGCGTCGCGTCgaccacagcagcagcagcgcggaACATGTGGGCGGGCGACCAAGTGGTGGGCGCCGTCCCACACGTACGTGTCCCTCTCCCCGCGCGCTATCCAGCCGCCGACACCCCCCGGCCCAGCCAACCTTTTGCGCGGCCGGCTCGTCTTCTTCCCATGCCTTTTAGCCTCCACGCGGGGACAAATCAAACGCCGAGACGCAATTCGCAAAGCGACCGGCCTGCTGCTGCTAGTTGCTACGGCTAAGCTTAGTGGGAAAGGGGAGAAAAGGCGTCGTCACGAGAGGAGAGGCACGTCCACCGCCTGAGCTCTGCTCACTCACCGCCACGCCACCGGTGCAACTTTCCATACACGCCGGGCCGGGGGCTAGTAGCTAGTGTTGTTATATATAAAGGGCGAGGGGGTGGTGGGCGCTATGGAGAGGAGTAATAGCAGCTGGTTCGGGTGGTGGAGGAAGAAGGCGCGGGAGGGGCagggcggcggccgccgccgtgaCCGTGAGAAGGTGGTGGTGGACGGGACGGAGATCCGGGAGCTGGTGGAGGACCGGGAGGCGTTCGGGATGCTCGTGGACAGCAAGTTCCGGCAGCTCGACGCCGACGGTCACGGCATGCTCTCCGTGAGCGAGCTGCGCCCCGCCGTGGAAGAcatcggcgccgcgctcgggctGCCCGCGGAGGGGGCGTCGCCCAACACCGACCATGTCTACGCAGAGGTATGCACTGCACCGGAATCATGCTCGCAGCTTGCTGCTACTCGTACCTACTTCCAAGACAAAGTTACCATGGTTGCTGAAGTGAGATGATCACTGGCGGTTCGAAGCATTATTGTGTGGTCATGCCCCTCCTTTCAGTCATAAATGTACTAGAAAAATGGTTTATTGCTCTTTCTTGGTTTCTTGGAGGTTTACATGCTGCTTTAGTTCGGGATCAACGAATAAACCTCAAAGACATGGTTTTTTTCCCGACAGAACCTATTGGCTTGTCTAAAACTATTGAATGGCTGATAGATTCGGCAGATACATGTTTGAAGGGCTCTAGTCCTCTGTTCCATGTCAAATTTGTAGCTTGTCTAAGCTAAAACATAGTGCTTTAATTTCCAGCTATAATCAAAATAATAGAAACAAAATAACTCGCTCAAACACCCTTGATGAAATTGACTAACGTTTTGGAGCTGAAGCTCTGCCAAGAATAGCTTCACTTCCATTTAATCTGGATACTTGTATCCTTGACTGAGGATTGACTACTCAACTGATCTATAGGATGCCAGTTGCCACTTCTCCCAATGAAATCGGGTCCTTGTGGATTTGGCCACTAAATTACGACAGGTCGAGTTGTTAGTGCTATTATTACTGAAAAGTTGTATGCATTATTATTGAAAAGCATATGTATTTATGACATGACAGCGACTTTGGCGCAGGCGCGTTTTGTCAGTATCAGATGGTGATATTAGCCTATCGACCACTGCCGTTCACTGTATTACATCACACGTACTTGGAGCGTCAATGCTTCAACAATAATTGAATTGTTAAACAAAGCAACATTAATCATGAATTCCTGATCAACAGAACAGATGGCAGATTTCGAAGGCAATGGCAGAAATCTCAGATTAATTGCAGGCTTCCACTTACCTTGTTTACCACCCGACTGGCGTACGTGCAGGTGGTGAGCGAGCTGACTCATGGGACATCCCAGGGGGAGGTGAGCAAGGCCGAGTTCCAGGAGGCGCTGTCAGACATACTCCTCGGCATGGCGGCCGGGCTCAAGAGGGACCCCCTCGTGATACTGCGCATGGACGGCGAGGACCTCAGGGACTTCGTCGCCGGCAGCAGATACGAACCCACAGCTGCTGCCGTTTTCTCGAAGGTCGGTTTCGGTTCTGAAGAAGACGCGTCGTCTCTGCGTCAGTGCGTGTTGGCCGCTCTCCAGAAGCTGACCGTCGACCACGGAGTGCCACCGGCTTCAGACACCTGGGTCGCGAAGAACATCGTAGAGCCGGCGTTGCAGCAGCTTCCTGCGGATCAGCTTGAGCAGCAGCCGGCCTCCCGGGACGACTTGTTCCAGCAACTGAAGAAGCTGCTGTGCGCCATCGCTGATCGACTCCAGGAGCAGCCTGTGATCGTCGCGCACACCGAGAACCACTATGACGGGAGTGGCGTCAAGAGGCTGCTGGCCAACAAATTCGAGTTGGACAAGGTACACCAAACCAaactgttttcttttcttttctcaaactaaGTTGTGATTTTCAGACGGTTTGTTGCTGTTGGGAAATGCCATTAAATTAAATCTTGTTCTGTGCACCAGCTGCTGGATTCTGTTTGGAAAGGTTTACCAGTAGAACATAAGAACAAGGCGTCCAAGGAGTACCTCATAGCTGCGCTTGATAAGATGGCCGATGCTGCAAGCCTGCCATACTATGGTGCTGTTAAAGAGGTATcatcttccaaatggcacacaGCATCTAAGTCCTAACCCCTCTCAACTTTGGCCCTAACAATGATATATACGCTAAATCGGGACGTAGATTTTGATGTTTTTAACCATCTGTCAGGTGGATGCTGTCGTGGACGAGTCGATCAAAACAGCGGGCGTCGAAGAAGGAAAAGCAGCAGATGAAGCAGagttcaagaaatcactcaCAGATATCCTTAGGGCCATCATGCTGAGGCTGAACGACAAACCCGTTTTCGTCTCTACCAACATCGTCGTGCACGAGCCTTTGTCTGGCTCATCCACCCTATTGAAGTGAAACGTAGTACACGACGGAAATATACGGGAAAACACAGGGTCACTACTAGTATTTGAGCAGTGTCTGTGTTATTGCTTTTTGTCTGATCACAGGCACTGCCCTGCCGCAGCATGCTATGCTAGCTTGCTGCAAGTTTGCATCATGACAAGATATCAAGATGCGAAGATGCAGGCCATCTGGTTTGTTAACCCGATTGACATATAAGTTTGGAATAAGGCGTCCAAGCCATACATAATTACGTACTATCATCAATGGCAACCTAATAGCTGTTGTAAATTTTGTTTTGGTTGGGGATGGCGCCTATGTGGAGCTCCGAGAATTATGTTACTCCGTGCAAATTCAGTCATTCAAAATCAGATGTTATACTCGAGTCAAATGGTAACGAAGTGACAGTTTGCAGGAACTTCCCTTCATTCCAGATGAGAAAACACGCTTGAGTTCAACAAGTGGTACTTCTTGATACAGCACGCCACTTCACAGAATTAGTTCTGCTCCAAAGGAGCAAACCAATGGAAGAAACAACCATCTCATCACCTCCGAAGGTTATCCCTGATCTAGAAATTGTCTGAAGAACACGCCTCATTACTAGGATAGAGATTGCTAAGACTAGGCCTTATGCCTCTTGGTCTTTGCCTTAGGAGCCATGaaatcgtcgtcgtcatcgtcatctgTGTCATCacttgccttcctcttcttttgAGACGTCTGTTTTCCAGCACTCGTTACAGACACAACTGACTTCTTTGCGGATGAAGGCAGTGCCTTGgttggagttggagaagaaggcTTTCTCTTCGCCACAATTGTTTTGACCGGTGACTTAAACTTTTGGCCTTGTTTCTTCTCAAAAACTTTTGTAGCCACATCCAACGGGAGCAAACCCCATTCCATCAACCTATGCACATCCAAAGAGTAATTGAATATATTAGTTTGCATTGATAAGAACGTTCATgcatccttcaactcctgaCACCAAAGCATAAATATATTAACAGACTGCAGAAAAAACCAATATGGTTCATAAATATACATTCAGGTCTGGGGCCTGTGTCAGCAGACATTTGATCATTTGACCAGTTAATGATACCTTCCGGCATGTTTTAGGTGCACTCAGTAAAGATGTAAAGTTAGTATATTTTATGCCAAGGGAATGATCTAGTGTAGTGATGAATTTGCTAGGAACTAGCTGAAACCAAGACACAGCAACTACCAAAAAAAAAGGGTTGCCAAAGGATTCTTTTTCATAACAGAAAGTAACTAATGCTAGAGGCCAATTTTTTAATATTTAAATTTAAACCAAGTAAAAAAGGCTTAATATTTAGCATTATGCATGTTTTTAAGGAATTCATATCAGAATGGCATGGTTTAAAATAAAAGGAGTTATTTCAGCTAACCTTAGTTTATCTTTCCACAAGATATTACTTCACAAGATACATTTCAACTAATCTAACATCAACCAAACATAATGCTAAATATTAATTCAcaacattatggaagcacaAAAGGACATGGTTCATTTCTTTATTAAACAACAAATGATCCATTTCGTGAGAATCACATTCAGATTTGTCTTTGCATGCAGGTTTACATGTTCAAAATTAGAGCTCTGGAAATTCTTGGCTCATGCCTAAGTTTGCTACACTACAGCTTAATCATGCCATAACGTCTTAGGTAGCTGTATGGTTCAGATGCAAATGTGGCGCGCCACACTTTCTAAGCACATATAGCTACACCTTTTTTTCTATCCACATATGTGGCACCTAGCCACAAAAAGTTGCCCTAGTTGTGTAAGATTTAGTTGTAGACTTGTACCCTTAGGCATCAACCAAACAAGATGTGCAGAATACTACGTTTCCTGCTACATCATATTATTAACAGACTGTAATAAAatgttacaaaaaaaaaagaataaatctTGTTTGTACTGTTGTTTACACAGTTACAAAATGTGAGTGTTGTTGCCATAATGATGTGTGTCACCACTGTGATTATCTTGCCAAAGATGTTGCTTGACTAATAGATCTCCAAAAGTTATGCAAGCTTTGGCAAAAAATTATCAAACATATGACATATTTTATACCATTGGTTCTCAGGCACCAGATTGGTCTGTACTGATACAACAAGATATGCGCCACACTATAGCTACTTCTAGTTGGCTTGTAACACAAATCTTTACAAGCTTGTAAGTATTTAGTATCTCACCAGGTAGCAGCCATGTCACTGGTGGGGACCTGCTCGTAGAGTGATTCATAGAATATCCTCAATGGATCCCTCTGCAGCAAAAGGAAAAttagttgttttgcagatgcatATCAGATTGGAGAAAGTTAGAATGGTCATACTTCTGCAGGAGGATCGTGCTTCTGCCCTGGCAATTCATACACTTTCCTCTCTTTCTTCACCTTCTCTGCCTTTACAATGGCCATGTTTGCCTCTTCTTTGGCACCAACTCGTTTCTTCCTTTTCTtaacctccttcaccaagtcaCGAGACAATGAGTAAATTTACAACAACAGAACATCAGCCTAAGTAGGATTGCATACCTTGAGATCTTCCAAATTTTCATCTTTTAATTTCTTAACCTTGGATGTCTTGGCATTACTTCCAGCAGCACCTGCACTTTTCTTCTGTGATATTGGCTGAAAGGTGCATAATTGTTAACCTCAAAACAAGAAGCTAGAGAAATATAGCTTGGGAACAATAGGGCATGAAAACTGCAACCGtgaaatcatcatcatcatcagaatcagcttcttctttcttaacTTTCGAAGACTTCATATTGCTATTTGTGGTGCCTTTCTGCTTCTCGTTTCCATACAAAACAGGACAATTTTAGCTTCTTTAGAAGACACAAGAAAGAGTACCACACACCggcggagccaaggcccggccaCCCTGGGCAGCTGGCCGGGCTCCCACGGGAACAGCAGCGgcgggaggggagagggaggtgcgTACACAGGATCGTCGGCCGGTGCGCGGAGGAcgcaggcgagggcgcgaggcgacTGGCGAGAGAAGGTGCGgggagccgccgacgccgccgccgagcctgggACTGCCCCTCCGTCGCTGGACGCCGCCGACGCGCGGAAGATCCGATCCTTGGGACCGAGCCTGAGCGCGAGTGggggaaggagaagaagatCTGCGCTGAGGGAGAGGGACCGAGCCTGAGCGGCGCTGCGAGGGAGATGAGCGTCGGCGCTGCGCTGCAAGGACCCGGCGGTTGAGGATTTCAGGTTATATATTTAGGGTTGTTAGTTGGGCTATTAGTGGGCTCAATATTTCGGGCTCCAATAGAGATCCACGGGTGCAAATAGAGATCAGCACCAAAACCGTAACATTTCGGGTATCCGAACCCGAAAAACCATCGATAAAAATAAGGCCCCAAAACCAAAACCTGCGGACCCGAAATCTGCGGATATCCACCCCGAACTCGATCCGCTGCCATCATGAGCGTCCGCGCTGCGCTGCAAGGAGCCGACGGTGCGTGGTTTGATGGGCCACTAAATAAAAGCCCATAcaattttttctcttttcttttttatttttttgagcaACTTCTATTTTTTCTAATATCTTTTGACAAATTAGCACctatataattaatatatatatatatatatttaaaataatatatattagGGATCATACTAATATTTCCAAGGCCCAATCACAAAACATTGTGACATAATGATTtctctaaaaatattttttaaaatacaaACCCTATTAGgataaattatgaaaaatttcccTCACACATTTTCTATAAAAAAGAAAGATGGGAGATAGACAAAAACATATGTATTCATTTGCTCTTTCTCAATTGCTCTCCACTCTCTTCTTTATTTATTCAAGTAATGTCTACTGAACTCTTAAGGGATTATGAACGCTTGAGCATGCTTAAACTTAGTCAGCGAGTCACTACACTCTTAGCACTTAACCCCTCTTATAATCTTTCATCATGTTTTTCTTGTTAGTATTAGACATTACGCCCAGGCTTTATAAAACTTTTGGCTCCACCACTAGTACCACACTTCAGTAATCTAGGGCTACATCATGTCATGTGCTCATGTTAGGGCAATAAAATTTAGTGAAGACAAAAATAGTTAATAATAAAACTAAGTCGAATTTCAAAGTTAGAACCCTCAATTTTTGAACTAAATCACATAAATTCCGACGAAATTCCCTGAGATACAGATAATTCCTAGGTTATCCTGCCTCTGCGTTCACAAATCCACAACAGCCACAAATAAAGTTGATAAAATGAGCTAACCGAAGGTAACCTAGCATTGCGTCCAAAACCTAGcaaaaatattatccaaatATAATCTCTCATGACCTAGCGTCGCTCGCACCACGACGCCCGCCACGCCACATGCCAGAAAACACAGATCTGGGGGAGAGGCAAACAAACCTTCTTTGCCGGGAACGCGAAATCAGCTGGTAgtcttcctcgtcgtcgtcgtcgtcctcctcctccttaacCTTGGAGACGCTCGGATTACCCGATTTCTTGGCCCTACAAATTGCCAGCGGAACGACGTCCAATACGTCatcatcttcctcctcctccttcaggAGCTTCCTTGCGACTGCGGGattggcggcagcggcggcgtccTCTCCGGCCCTCGCTTACTCGCGTGGCGAGAGTTCACTTTGTTTTCTGCTGATGCTGCCTTTGCCTCCACGGGGATGAAATAATGAGGCAGCGCCACGGCCCGCGAGTCCGTTGAAGGAAGCTAAAGATGGGGTGGTGCGGTGCGGTACTGCGGTTCGGCGAACCGGCCCATATAAAAACAATCCTAATGGGCCCTTCCCGCCCACAATGGTGCTTAAAAGTCAGTGGATCAGATTTATCGCACACGACATGTTCCAGGGGAGGGAGCAACTGTTAGTCAATTGTCTGTTTTGCCTACAGAAGcaaatttgggccttgtttaattccattttttaaaaaaatagatactgcagcatttttgtttgtatttcacAAGTATTGTTCAGTTAtgaattaactagactcaaaaaaattatcttataaattataagtaaaccatgtaattaattattttttatttatatttaatgttctatgcatatgccgtaagatttaatgtgataacGGGGCCTCGGTACCCAACGCAACTACAAGTCTATATCTATAGAGGATTCGGCGCTTCACTTTCGCTATATGTAATCCTGTTGACGATTTTTGTGATCCAGATATTACGGAAAGCGTCTCAAGGCTTGAGTACACGAAAGGTCAATCATGAATTTGACGCAACAATTTGTACTAGTAAGGTCAATCTCAATGGTATTTCATTATAGTTTCATTAATATTATGCATGCTTATGTGACATtgtattaataaagagagatgataagagttttataaaaataaaaagagtttTATGAAGATAAAACTGTTTTATATTATTGCCAAAATATGGATGTATTGAAAACTGAGTCGTGAACTGTCTAATACCTCTAAGGTCAGTCTCAGTGgcccgtttcaatgcactgtttccaaaacaaatccgctgatagggcatcaatgaaacgaataatgaaacaaact contains:
- the LOC110433394 gene encoding uncharacterized protein LOC110433394; protein product: MERSNSSWFGWWRKKAREGQGGGRRRDREKVVVDGTEIRELVEDREAFGMLVDSKFRQLDADGHGMLSVSELRPAVEDIGAALGLPAEGASPNTDHVYAEVVSELTHGTSQGEVSKAEFQEALSDILLGMAAGLKRDPLVILRMDGEDLRDFVAGSRYEPTAAAVFSKVGFGSEEDASSLRQCVLAALQKLTVDHGVPPASDTWVAKNIVEPALQQLPADQLEQQPASRDDLFQQLKKLLCAIADRLQEQPVIVAHTENHYDGSGVKRLLANKFELDKLLDSVWKGLPVEHKNKASKEYLIAALDKMADAASLPYYGAVKEVDAVVDESIKTAGVEEGKAADEAEFKKSLTDILRAIMLRLNDKPVFVSTNIVVHEPLSGSSTLLK
- the LOC8054337 gene encoding uncharacterized protein LOC8054337, yielding MKSSKVKKEEADSDDDDDFTPISQKKSAGAAGSNAKTSKVKKLKDENLEDLKEVKKRKKRVGAKEEANMAIVKAEKVKKERKVYELPGQKHDPPAERDPLRIFYESLYEQVPTSDMAATWLMEWGLLPLDVATKVFEKKQGQKFKSPVKTIVAKRKPSSPTPTKALPSSAKKSVVSVTSAGKQTSQKKRKASDDTDDDDDDDFMAPKAKTKRHKA